The Bacteroidota bacterium genome window below encodes:
- a CDS encoding glycosyltransferase, giving the protein MPKVLIIINRLNLGGPAFHVATLTKYLTPEFEVLLVAGTKDDSEESSDYIVKNMGLNFVNLPEMHRSIRPLKDYRSYRQLRKMIREFKPDVVHTHAAKAGALGRLAAFHERVPVILHTFHGHVFHSYFSSIKSRVFLMIERYLAKKSSGIIAISERQKKELTFKYRVCPAEKVHMIPLGFDLRKFQEDIPEKRETFRKKYFLEDDEIAVGIIGRLVPVKNHPLFMASAASVLKQTKRKVRFFIIGDGESRELLFREAEALGMNYTYFRSKPVKADLTFCSWIKDVDVAISGLDIVAISSHNEGTPVSLIEAQAGDKPVISTNVGGIENVVIKNDTALLVDSNDYKEYAEQLLRLIEDDELRNRLGKNGWEFVREKFHFTRMIKEVSLLYKQLLTKRKWK; this is encoded by the coding sequence GTGCCCAAAGTCCTCATTATTATAAATCGGTTGAATTTAGGTGGTCCTGCTTTCCATGTAGCCACATTAACAAAATACCTGACGCCTGAATTTGAAGTTTTACTGGTTGCCGGAACCAAGGATGATTCTGAGGAAAGCTCCGATTATATTGTTAAAAATATGGGGCTGAACTTTGTGAATCTCCCTGAGATGCATCGTTCAATCCGGCCGTTGAAAGACTACCGGTCGTACAGACAATTGCGTAAAATGATCCGTGAATTCAAGCCGGATGTAGTTCATACACATGCTGCAAAAGCAGGAGCTTTAGGCCGCCTTGCAGCATTTCACGAAAGAGTTCCTGTGATCCTGCATACTTTTCATGGTCATGTATTTCACAGCTACTTTTCTTCAATTAAATCAAGAGTTTTTCTTATGATAGAAAGATATCTGGCGAAAAAAAGTTCAGGAATAATTGCCATCAGTGAACGGCAGAAAAAAGAACTTACTTTCAAATACAGAGTTTGTCCGGCCGAAAAAGTACACATGATCCCATTGGGATTCGACCTCCGGAAATTTCAGGAGGATATACCTGAGAAAAGAGAAACGTTCCGGAAGAAATATTTTCTGGAAGACGATGAAATAGCAGTTGGAATTATTGGCAGATTGGTTCCGGTAAAGAATCACCCCTTATTTATGGCCAGTGCTGCTTCGGTTTTAAAACAGACCAAAAGAAAAGTGAGATTTTTCATAATTGGAGATGGAGAAAGCAGGGAACTACTTTTCAGAGAAGCGGAGGCATTAGGAATGAATTATACCTATTTCAGATCAAAACCGGTAAAAGCTGATCTTACTTTTTGCAGTTGGATAAAAGATGTGGATGTTGCAATTTCCGGATTGGATATTGTTGCCATAAGTTCACACAATGAAGGAACTCCGGTTAGTCTGATCGAGGCTCAGGCCGGTGATAAACCCGTGATCTCAACCAATGTTGGCGGGATCGAGAATGTTGTTATCAAGAACGATACAGCTTTACTTGTCGATAGCAATGATTATAAAGAATATGCCGAACAGCTTTTGCGTTTGATCGAAGACGATGAGCTCAGAAACAGACTTGGGAAAAATGGCTGGGAATTCGTACGTGAAAAATTCCATTTTACAAGAATGATCAAGGAAGTTTCTTTGTTATATAAGCAGTTACTAACTAAACGAAAGTGGAAGTAA
- a CDS encoding PadR family transcriptional regulator — translation MGSNLENSQAQMRKGVLEFCILSILEKEEIYPSDIIAKMKVSKLIVVEGTLYPLLTRLKNGGLLQYRWIESKSGPPRKYYSLTPLGTKFLEELRSTWKELVEAVNLTTQKPDHHE, via the coding sequence ATGGGCAGTAACCTTGAAAATTCACAAGCTCAGATGCGTAAAGGAGTACTGGAGTTTTGTATTTTGTCGATCCTGGAGAAGGAAGAAATTTATCCCTCCGACATTATCGCCAAAATGAAAGTCTCAAAATTGATCGTCGTGGAGGGTACATTGTATCCATTATTGACCCGATTGAAAAACGGCGGACTACTTCAGTACAGATGGATAGAGAGCAAATCCGGACCGCCACGCAAATATTATTCATTAACCCCATTGGGGACAAAATTTTTAGAAGAACTTCGTTCAACCTGGAAAGAACTCGTTGAAGCTGTTAACCTGACCACACAAAAACCTGATCATCATGAATAA
- the rplT gene encoding 50S ribosomal protein L20, translating into MPRSVNAVASRARRKKMFKLAKGYWGARGNVLTVAKNTVEKGLGYAYRDRRQKKRNFRSLWIQRINAGARLYEMSYSELMGKIHAKNLGINRKTLADLAMNHPDAFKAVIDSVK; encoded by the coding sequence ATGCCTCGTTCAGTCAATGCCGTCGCGTCGCGCGCCCGCAGAAAAAAAATGTTCAAACTCGCCAAAGGTTACTGGGGTGCGAGAGGAAATGTTCTTACAGTTGCTAAGAATACAGTCGAAAAAGGTCTAGGTTACGCCTACCGTGATCGTCGTCAAAAGAAACGTAATTTCCGTTCATTATGGATCCAACGTATCAATGCAGGTGCTCGTCTCTATGAAATGAGTTACTCTGAGTTGATGGGAAAAATACATGCAAAGAATCTTGGGATCAATCGTAAGACGCTTGCCGATCTTGCAATGAATCATCCTGATGCTTTCAAAGCAGTGATTGATTCTGTAAAATAA
- a CDS encoding translation initiation factor IF-3 — MAAPNQSNSRPPLFNKSTSSRPPYQRGRGPVKKEDEHRINERIRVPQVRLVGDNIVSDIYPTEEALRMAKEQELDLVEIVPTADPPVCRIIEYQKFLYDKKKKEKELKSKQGKQVVKEVRFGPNTDEHDFNFKVKHAMNFLEDGNKVKAYVHFRGRTIAYKEKGEIILLKFAQALEEYGKVELLPKLEGNRMFIHLAPIPRKKSK, encoded by the coding sequence ATAGCAGCACCAAATCAATCTAACAGCAGGCCACCACTTTTTAACAAGTCCACATCAAGTCGTCCCCCATACCAAAGAGGACGTGGACCGGTAAAGAAAGAAGATGAGCACAGGATCAATGAAAGAATTCGCGTTCCGCAAGTTCGGCTTGTTGGTGATAATATCGTCAGCGATATCTATCCGACAGAAGAAGCATTACGGATGGCGAAAGAACAGGAATTAGATTTAGTTGAAATCGTTCCTACTGCAGATCCTCCTGTATGTAGAATCATTGAATATCAAAAGTTCTTATACGATAAAAAGAAAAAAGAGAAAGAGTTAAAGTCAAAGCAAGGCAAGCAAGTTGTAAAAGAAGTTCGTTTTGGTCCAAACACCGATGAACATGATTTCAACTTCAAAGTAAAGCATGCAATGAACTTTCTGGAGGATGGAAATAAAGTAAAAGCATACGTTCACTTCAGAGGTCGTACGATCGCCTACAAAGAAAAAGGTGAGATCATACTACTGAAATTTGCTCAGGCACTTGAAGAGTATGGTAAAGTAGAATTACTTCCGAAACTGGAAGGGAACAGGATGTTTATTCACCTGGCTCCTATTCCTCGTAAAAAGAGTAAGTAA
- a CDS encoding FKBP-type peptidyl-prolyl cis-trans isomerase yields MNKKVFALAACFSIATLFSCQGQKGKSAANLKNNADSVAYAIGISIGSNMKKDGLDSLNLDVLKIAIQSAIKGDSLMLTQMEAQSVIQAYLGDKAKAKGDANVAKGKAFLAENKKKPGVVELPDGLQYQVITEGTGPMPTPTDTVSVHYHGTLIDGTVFDSSIERGQPAEFPVGAVIKGWTEALQLMKVGSKYKLFIPSDLAYGDRAAGPKIEANSTLIFDVELLSIKGK; encoded by the coding sequence ATGAACAAAAAAGTTTTTGCTCTCGCAGCTTGTTTCAGTATCGCTACCTTGTTCTCATGTCAAGGTCAGAAAGGAAAATCTGCAGCTAATCTTAAAAACAATGCGGATTCTGTAGCTTATGCTATCGGTATTTCTATCGGTTCTAACATGAAAAAAGACGGTCTTGATTCTTTGAATCTGGATGTTCTTAAAATAGCAATTCAAAGTGCTATTAAAGGAGACAGTCTGATGCTTACTCAAATGGAAGCACAAAGTGTTATCCAGGCTTACCTTGGCGATAAAGCAAAAGCTAAAGGCGATGCCAATGTTGCAAAAGGAAAAGCATTCCTTGCAGAAAATAAGAAAAAACCGGGTGTGGTTGAACTTCCGGACGGACTTCAGTATCAGGTTATCACTGAAGGAACAGGTCCTATGCCAACTCCAACTGATACAGTTTCAGTACATTATCATGGAACCTTGATCGACGGTACAGTATTCGATTCTTCAATTGAAAGAGGTCAACCGGCTGAATTCCCTGTGGGTGCAGTTATCAAAGGCTGGACAGAAGCTTTACAACTAATGAAAGTTGGTTCTAAATACAAATTGTTCATTCCATCAGACCTTGCATATGGCGATCGCGCTGCAGGTCCGAAGATCGAAGCAAATTCAACACTTATCTTTGACGTAGAACTTCTTTCTATCAAAGGCAAATAA
- the rpmI gene encoding 50S ribosomal protein L35 — translation MPKMKTHSGAKKRFKLTGTGKIKRKQAYKSHILTKKETKRKRNLTKAALVSPGDTYRVERMLVI, via the coding sequence ATGCCAAAAATGAAAACGCACTCCGGTGCGAAGAAACGGTTTAAATTAACCGGTACAGGAAAAATTAAAAGAAAGCAGGCTTACAAAAGTCACATCTTGACAAAGAAAGAAACAAAGCGTAAACGTAATCTTACGAAAGCAGCTTTGGTATCTCCTGGAGATACATACAGAGTTGAGAGAATGCTAGTGATCTGA
- the recA gene encoding recombinase RecA: MAAETKESAKESARESARENGKEKLKALQLTIDKLEKAYGKGTIMKMGDEPVEQVESISTGSITLDMALGIGGFPKGRVVEIYGPESSGKTTLAIHAIANVQKNGGIAAFIDAEHAFDRFYAQKLGVDIENLLISQPDNGEQALEIAENLIRSGAIDIIVIDSVAALTPKAEIEGEMGESKMGLQARLMSQALRKLTASINRTGCCCIFINQLREKIGVMFGNPETTTGGNALKFYASVRVDIRRIGQIKDGENVVGNRTKVKVVKNKVAPPFRLAEFDIMYGEGISKVGEIVDLGVDKGIVKKSGSWFSYGETKLGQGRDSVKQLLLDNPELSDEIEGKIRQLMLEAAAQ, from the coding sequence ATGGCAGCAGAGACAAAAGAATCAGCAAAAGAATCAGCTAGAGAATCAGCTAGAGAGAATGGGAAAGAAAAATTAAAGGCCCTTCAATTAACGATCGATAAACTTGAAAAAGCTTACGGTAAAGGTACGATCATGAAAATGGGTGACGAACCTGTTGAACAAGTAGAATCAATTTCTACTGGTTCTATCACTTTAGATATGGCGCTTGGTATAGGCGGGTTTCCAAAGGGACGTGTAGTTGAGATCTACGGACCTGAATCATCCGGTAAAACAACATTGGCAATTCATGCTATTGCAAACGTTCAGAAGAACGGTGGTATTGCAGCTTTCATCGATGCAGAGCATGCATTCGACAGATTCTATGCTCAGAAATTAGGAGTTGATATAGAGAACCTATTGATCTCTCAACCGGATAATGGTGAGCAAGCTCTTGAGATCGCTGAAAACCTGATCCGTTCAGGTGCAATCGATATTATCGTAATTGACTCAGTTGCAGCATTGACTCCTAAAGCGGAGATCGAAGGCGAAATGGGCGAAAGCAAAATGGGTCTTCAGGCTCGTTTGATGTCACAGGCACTAAGAAAACTTACTGCATCTATTAACCGTACAGGATGTTGTTGCATCTTCATCAACCAGCTTCGTGAGAAGATCGGTGTGATGTTCGGTAACCCGGAAACAACTACAGGTGGAAATGCATTGAAGTTCTATGCTTCTGTACGTGTAGATATCCGTCGTATCGGTCAGATCAAAGACGGAGAAAACGTTGTAGGTAACCGTACAAAAGTAAAAGTTGTAAAAAATAAAGTTGCGCCTCCTTTCCGTCTGGCTGAATTCGACATCATGTATGGTGAAGGAATTTCTAAAGTAGGAGAGATCGTTGACTTAGGTGTAGATAAAGGTATCGTAAAAAAATCGGGTTCATGGTTCAGCTACGGCGAAACTAAACTTGGTCAAGGCCGCGATTCTGTAAAGCAATTACTTCTTGATAATCCTGAACTATCCGATGAGATCGAAGGTAAGATCCGTCAGTTGATGTTGGAAGCTGCAGCACAATAA
- a CDS encoding T9SS type A sorting domain-containing protein, with translation MKKIYLTQFLLLIIYSSGFSQPVSLRPDIIVNHVLDVNLQVTRMDLDPISHDLFYATTGGNIYRVMQPFGGPAYDTLVADSNFHGVTYVQGFCFRDSSMYVSGNLTSNTPLTRGIVSRGKLQPDGSWLWNVVAISEAYETADYFDHLFSGTIVNTTGDSIYVTSGSRGDHGEEQTRYGLYSGIRNKPITSVILKIPVDGDSLILPDDSTALDTLGLILCKGIRNTYDFAYNGDGDLFGAENSGDRDMDDELNWIRSGHHYGFPWVMGDAYNPQQFAGFDSSADVMINHTSTSYVEGFFTNDPQFPQLPPGLQLTKPCINYGPDADQFRDSTNGMIMDASDLAIGMYSFTAHRAPLGLVFDRDSILDSEFRGHGFITCYTRGDSTLSGASTLMSPFGDPGEDILHLEMTKDGTGDNYTFSSTRIAMGFNHPVDMVLDSNMLYLIEVGFSGTPKLYSIQIPGYNTRVGENDEFLAGVYPNPASDKLVVNYKISNQEKSSFALYSLEGKEILSQQISNEVMEGKLDLDISFIPSGLYIGKFTNGNSSKSIRISIVR, from the coding sequence ATGAAAAAAATCTATCTCACACAATTTCTATTATTAATTATCTATTCATCCGGATTCAGTCAGCCGGTTTCTTTACGTCCTGATATTATTGTAAATCATGTACTGGATGTAAATCTGCAAGTCACCAGAATGGATCTCGATCCGATCTCCCACGATTTGTTTTACGCAACAACCGGTGGGAATATCTATCGGGTCATGCAACCTTTTGGTGGACCAGCTTATGATACTCTTGTTGCAGATTCAAATTTTCATGGCGTCACTTATGTTCAAGGATTCTGTTTCCGCGACAGTTCAATGTATGTCAGTGGAAATTTAACATCGAACACTCCTTTAACACGTGGAATAGTTTCCCGTGGAAAATTACAACCTGATGGAAGCTGGCTATGGAATGTTGTCGCTATTTCTGAAGCTTATGAAACAGCAGATTATTTTGATCACTTGTTCAGTGGTACTATAGTAAACACTACAGGTGATTCAATCTATGTGACTAGTGGATCACGCGGTGATCATGGTGAAGAACAAACTCGTTACGGTCTCTATAGTGGAATAAGAAATAAACCCATCACTTCAGTAATTCTCAAAATTCCTGTAGATGGTGATAGTCTCATCCTACCTGATGATTCAACAGCGCTTGATACACTCGGACTTATTTTGTGTAAAGGAATAAGGAACACATATGACTTTGCTTACAATGGTGATGGCGATCTTTTCGGTGCGGAAAATTCCGGTGACAGAGATATGGATGATGAATTGAACTGGATCCGAAGCGGACATCATTACGGTTTTCCATGGGTAATGGGTGATGCTTACAATCCGCAACAGTTTGCAGGATTTGATTCTTCTGCAGATGTAATGATCAATCATACAAGTACAAGTTATGTAGAAGGCTTCTTTACCAACGATCCTCAGTTCCCGCAATTACCTCCGGGATTACAATTGACAAAACCGTGTATCAATTATGGTCCTGATGCCGATCAATTCCGTGATTCAACCAATGGAATGATCATGGATGCAAGTGATCTTGCAATTGGAATGTATAGCTTCACTGCACATCGAGCACCATTAGGTTTGGTTTTCGATAGAGATAGTATACTCGATAGTGAGTTCAGAGGACATGGTTTCATTACCTGTTACACTCGTGGTGATTCAACACTTTCAGGAGCATCAACCTTAATGTCACCATTCGGAGATCCGGGAGAAGATATTCTGCATCTGGAGATGACGAAAGACGGAACAGGTGATAATTACACTTTTTCATCTACTCGAATTGCAATGGGCTTCAATCATCCGGTTGATATGGTATTGGATAGCAATATGCTTTATCTGATAGAAGTAGGCTTCAGTGGCACACCTAAACTTTATTCAATACAGATTCCCGGATACAACACAAGAGTAGGAGAGAACGATGAATTTTTAGCAGGCGTTTATCCAAATCCGGCAAGTGATAAATTAGTTGTCAATTATAAAATTTCAAATCAGGAGAAAAGTTCTTTCGCATTATACTCATTAGAAGGAAAAGAAATTCTATCACAGCAGATCTCAAATGAAGTGATGGAAGGGAAATTAGATCTTGATATTTCTTTCATTCCTTCAGGATTGTACATTGGTAAATTTACAAATGGAAATTCTTCGAAGTCTATACGCATTTCTATTGTGAGATAG
- a CDS encoding DUF2807 domain-containing protein encodes MKTKLFFAAILLTITGYAFASSDSSELTTDLRNFNTFSGLIVNTPANVILSQGETNSIRIEGEKNTVKEISTKIENGSLIIDGNNKHAVTIHVTVQDISLVEVNGDAKVYANGLINSDILLLKVNGSGSIRMDVRTLTVGMIVKGKGKIIVSGSTGDSFSRVIGQGSIYADNLDANRSERIANLPASDKGTTIVQ; translated from the coding sequence ATGAAAACAAAATTATTTTTCGCGGCCATCCTGCTTACGATAACAGGATATGCTTTTGCAAGTAGCGATTCATCTGAACTCACTACTGACTTGAGAAACTTCAACACTTTTTCAGGCCTAATTGTCAACACACCGGCTAATGTGATCTTATCTCAAGGCGAAACAAATTCAATCCGGATCGAAGGGGAGAAGAATACTGTAAAAGAGATTTCAACAAAAATTGAAAATGGTTCATTGATCATCGACGGAAATAATAAGCACGCTGTAACAATTCACGTAACGGTTCAGGACATAAGTCTGGTCGAGGTAAATGGTGATGCGAAAGTTTATGCCAATGGCCTCATCAATTCCGATATCCTGCTTCTGAAAGTAAATGGCTCAGGAAGTATCCGAATGGATGTGCGGACACTCACCGTAGGCATGATCGTAAAGGGCAAAGGCAAGATCATCGTCTCCGGCAGCACAGGTGATTCCTTTTCAAGAGTGATCGGACAAGGCAGTATCTACGCCGATAACCTGGATGCCAACAGAAGTGAAAGAATCGCAAATCTTCCCGCATCTGACAAAGGCACAACCATCGTTCAATAA
- a CDS encoding nucleoside triphosphate pyrophosphohydrolase family protein, with protein sequence MIEKINKVKEFHETFGLEFHETPNSSVSDRIVDLRHRLMQEENDEYLEACKEGNLTLIADALGDKMYILFGTIIAHGLQHKIEEVFDEIHRSNMSKLDDNGKPIYREDGKIMKSENYFLPDIKSVLEK encoded by the coding sequence CTGATAGAAAAGATAAATAAAGTAAAAGAGTTCCATGAAACCTTCGGACTGGAATTTCATGAAACGCCCAATTCAAGTGTTAGCGACAGGATCGTCGACCTCCGCCATCGGTTGATGCAGGAAGAAAATGATGAATACCTTGAAGCCTGCAAAGAAGGAAATCTCACTCTCATTGCAGATGCCTTAGGGGATAAAATGTATATCCTTTTCGGAACGATCATAGCACATGGACTTCAGCATAAGATCGAAGAAGTTTTCGATGAGATTCACAGAAGTAACATGAGTAAGCTTGATGATAATGGCAAACCGATCTACCGTGAAGACGGAAAAATCATGAAAAGTGAAAATTATTTTTTGCCTGATATAAAAAGTGTTTTAGAGAAATGA
- a CDS encoding PspC domain-containing protein: MNKTVTVNIGGIVFHIDENAYERFKAYLESIRLHFTTAEGRDEIMQDIESRIAEMFQEKVKDSKQVITLEDVEEVTLLMGRPEQFNDSDSTAEEKQEPIIEGKTQKRLYRNPDEKIVGGVCSGIAAYFDIDPVWIRLIFAGALVFFGSGFLLYIILWIIIPQADSSVEKLKMRGEPVNVSSIEKNIQEGREPKRDNFVSRFFDGLGTLFKYLFLFLGKLIAIFFLFIGLVIGAALFFSILALFRFPGTQIPEFLRHVFPDGFQFGLAFICAIVLLAIPFLMLAYAGARMLFNIRKSSRVVNFTALGIWLVALVTCLVMGIRVGREFADSSSVRQTIPVSQPVSRTMRLEMENKEENHSGEKKYYDRWGNDDWNGEFFLKMKDGQLQSGDIHLDVVKSPNDSFQLVQIMYAHGSSNKEASERATHISYSLSQFDSVMKFNRRFIIDKDEKYRGQKVQLLLKVPVGGSVYLDHSLDDFIYDIDNIQNIYDSDMLGKNWLMTEKGLTCVDCDGSEDTIGGDKYDFNDGDSHVKIDQHGVHISSGEGDDESIIKVDSTGVEIKSNGKTKKIKNEGGVNIKIN, from the coding sequence ATGAATAAGACTGTAACAGTAAATATCGGTGGAATAGTTTTCCATATCGATGAAAACGCTTACGAAAGATTCAAAGCGTACCTGGAATCGATCCGACTGCATTTTACAACAGCAGAAGGCAGAGACGAAATTATGCAGGATATCGAATCCCGCATCGCTGAAATGTTTCAGGAGAAAGTGAAGGACAGCAAACAGGTGATCACTCTTGAAGATGTAGAGGAAGTTACCTTGTTAATGGGACGTCCCGAACAATTCAATGATTCAGATTCTACAGCTGAAGAGAAGCAAGAACCTATCATTGAAGGAAAAACTCAAAAGAGACTTTACAGAAATCCCGATGAAAAAATAGTTGGTGGTGTCTGTTCAGGAATAGCTGCATATTTCGACATCGATCCGGTCTGGATCCGTTTGATCTTTGCAGGCGCACTTGTATTCTTCGGCTCAGGATTTCTGTTATACATCATTCTGTGGATCATCATTCCTCAGGCTGACTCATCTGTAGAAAAACTAAAGATGCGTGGTGAACCCGTGAATGTATCCAGTATCGAAAAAAACATTCAGGAAGGAAGAGAACCAAAAAGAGACAACTTTGTAAGTCGTTTTTTTGATGGACTTGGAACACTATTCAAATATTTGTTTTTGTTCCTTGGTAAACTGATTGCGATATTCTTCCTGTTCATTGGATTGGTAATTGGAGCAGCATTGTTCTTCTCAATTCTTGCACTGTTCAGATTTCCGGGAACACAAATACCGGAATTCTTAAGACATGTATTTCCTGATGGATTTCAATTCGGACTGGCATTTATATGCGCAATAGTACTTCTTGCAATTCCATTCTTAATGCTGGCATATGCAGGTGCAAGAATGTTGTTCAACATCCGCAAGTCTTCACGGGTGGTCAACTTTACTGCATTGGGAATCTGGCTGGTTGCTTTGGTTACATGCCTGGTAATGGGTATCCGTGTTGGCCGCGAGTTTGCAGACAGTTCAAGTGTACGCCAGACAATTCCTGTCAGTCAACCGGTATCACGCACTATGCGATTGGAAATGGAAAACAAAGAGGAAAATCATTCCGGTGAGAAAAAATACTACGATCGTTGGGGAAATGATGACTGGAACGGTGAGTTCTTTCTGAAAATGAAAGATGGCCAACTTCAGTCCGGGGATATTCATCTGGATGTAGTAAAAAGTCCGAATGATTCATTCCAGCTTGTTCAGATCATGTACGCACATGGTTCATCCAATAAAGAAGCTTCTGAAAGAGCGACTCACATTTCATATTCATTATCGCAATTTGATTCTGTTATGAAATTCAACAGACGTTTCATTATCGACAAAGATGAAAAGTATCGTGGACAGAAAGTTCAGTTGTTATTGAAAGTTCCTGTCGGAGGTTCTGTATACCTCGATCACTCACTCGACGATTTCATCTATGATATCGACAACATCCAGAATATTTACGACAGCGACATGCTAGGAAAAAACTGGCTGATGACTGAAAAAGGATTGACTTGTGTTGATTGTGATGGAAGTGAAGATACAATAGGAGGAGACAAGTACGATTTCAATGATGGCGATAGTCACGTTAAAATTGATCAGCACGGAGTACACATAAGCAGTGGCGAAGGAGATGATGAATCCATTATCAAAGTCGACAGCACAGGCGTTGAGATCAAATCAAATGGAAAAACCAAAAAGATCAAAAACGAAGGTGGCGTGAACATAAAAATAAATTAA
- a CDS encoding tetratricopeptide repeat protein, with translation MFVKSKVLLRKLFLFHLCLFLALSSCKNDKAPGENEKGTTTKDAFTKLNEDIAANPNRADLLFQRAKIFIQKDVMNQAFEDLNRATAIDSTNTEYLMLLADVAFKTFQIKRASDSFEKVVKLDPKNKDAYLKLSELYFYVKGYQKSLLYSNEALKLDKNLVRAYYLRGFAYKEMGDTAKAVSSFNTVVDLSPDYDAFIQLGNIYAARNNPLAVQYYNNALKIEPNSTEALYNRGLFFQNTGEIGKAVADYNTIIKIEPHYADAYFNLGYINSVLSSNWNEAIKFYTEAIKSNDQYAEAFFNRGVCFEKIGNKEAAKKDFIATIGIVPGYKPAQEKLKK, from the coding sequence ATGTTTGTAAAATCGAAAGTACTCCTGCGAAAATTATTTTTATTTCACCTATGTTTATTTCTGGCCTTATCATCCTGCAAAAATGATAAGGCACCAGGTGAAAATGAAAAAGGAACAACCACTAAAGATGCCTTCACAAAATTAAACGAAGACATTGCTGCAAATCCAAATCGGGCAGATCTGTTATTTCAAAGAGCAAAAATTTTTATTCAGAAAGATGTAATGAATCAGGCTTTTGAGGACCTGAACAGAGCGACAGCAATAGATAGCACCAATACAGAATACCTGATGCTCCTGGCTGATGTTGCATTCAAGACTTTCCAGATCAAACGGGCATCCGACAGCTTTGAAAAAGTAGTAAAACTCGATCCGAAGAATAAAGATGCTTATCTGAAATTATCGGAATTGTATTTTTATGTAAAAGGTTACCAGAAAAGTTTGCTCTATTCAAATGAAGCCCTGAAGCTTGACAAAAATCTCGTTCGTGCGTATTATCTACGTGGATTTGCTTACAAAGAGATGGGCGATACTGCAAAGGCAGTATCATCTTTCAATACCGTTGTGGATCTAAGTCCGGATTATGATGCTTTTATTCAGTTAGGAAATATTTATGCAGCAAGAAATAATCCATTAGCTGTTCAGTACTATAATAACGCTTTAAAGATTGAACCCAACAGTACAGAAGCATTATATAACCGCGGATTATTTTTCCAGAATACCGGTGAGATAGGGAAGGCTGTGGCAGATTATAATACCATCATCAAGATCGAACCGCACTATGCAGATGCTTATTTCAATCTGGGATACATCAATTCGGTACTTTCATCCAACTGGAATGAAGCGATCAAATTTTATACAGAAGCAATTAAATCAAACGATCAATATGCGGAGGCTTTTTTTAATCGTGGTGTTTGTTTTGAGAAGATTGGTAATAAGGAAGCGGCTAAAAAAGATTTTATTGCAACCATCGGAATTGTTCCAGGCTATAAACCGGCTCAGGAGAAGTTGAAGAAGTAA